A portion of the Corynebacterium occultum genome contains these proteins:
- a CDS encoding phosphatase PAP2 family protein, producing MAIWEFFIGLRGEWSNPWWEPGLVVWADLSRPRWMVIYALLLGPVLLLRWRTPGRVGEAFHPLLAVGAASAITHVLKVPIARPRPPAEFQLVEEATFAMPSGHAAAAWALVAALVLLGAPVWVNWLLGFHALLVSLQRLYLGVHWFSDVVAGAAVGIVVAWLCWWLLCHIVLPRRKVVATLS from the coding sequence ATGGCGATATGGGAATTCTTCATCGGGCTCCGAGGGGAGTGGTCGAACCCCTGGTGGGAGCCTGGGTTGGTGGTTTGGGCGGACCTCTCCCGACCCCGCTGGATGGTGATCTATGCGCTCTTGCTTGGCCCGGTGCTGCTTCTTCGCTGGCGAACCCCGGGACGGGTGGGGGAGGCGTTCCATCCACTGCTGGCGGTGGGGGCGGCCAGCGCCATCACCCATGTTCTGAAGGTGCCGATTGCCCGGCCCCGGCCGCCGGCGGAGTTTCAGCTGGTGGAGGAGGCCACCTTTGCGATGCCCTCGGGTCATGCCGCCGCGGCCTGGGCCCTGGTCGCGGCACTGGTCCTGCTGGGCGCCCCGGTCTGGGTGAACTGGTTGCTCGGGTTTCATGCCCTGCTGGTTTCCCTACAGCGCCTTTACCTGGGGGTACACTGGTTCAGTGATGTTGTGGCCGGCGCTGCGGTGGGGATCGTGGTTGCCTGGCTGTGCTGGTGGTTGCTGTGCCACATTGTTCTGCCCCGCCGGAAAGTGGTTGCCACCCTCTCCTGA
- a CDS encoding DUF5129 domain-containing protein — translation MKPLSQTSSRMSLSQLAALRLGLSRSLALGAVAGLAAAPMLLVGLAGTAGAGEPVPAAITADAPADESVLVRFHNPDGELSPTDEDFLRDGTQAIDLPASVSVVDYIILGENDDNLNDTIEEYGKEQAPEIIAADDNKFAPGHLIIAVGLDPSRMGTYCGDDVCNELGIYEDGRLDGILDEMEEPLQQGNWAAGMLAGAQAAADPTVKREGGEVNGTAVAVIASSVVAAGGAATAAGVIYSQKKKARTARERFGHVSANYGRVAQDLQAIDIRAHSLSSPLADTELRSQWEDVKGRFLSLHQQMDSLEGLDSRSPDKEFRKKAKEITSAHETVTQMETAEENIELLAKMEHGDPAVRQRELSSLHEDLLEAEVRAEDGALAQRLRELDQKVLNLRSELQAPDFMGRYSDLLKDAQILFKAVQDKMYTDLKRSTEHEVPRLYNQGWHPGFGYNNYVPFAMIYSWHQADHQAAQAAQSSSSSANTSFSSGFAGGGGSRGF, via the coding sequence ATGAAGCCGCTGTCCCAGACCTCGTCCCGGATGTCATTATCACAGCTTGCCGCCCTGCGCCTGGGACTTTCCCGGAGCCTCGCCCTGGGCGCGGTGGCCGGACTGGCCGCTGCCCCGATGCTCCTTGTGGGACTTGCCGGCACAGCCGGGGCTGGTGAACCGGTCCCCGCCGCGATCACCGCCGATGCCCCGGCAGATGAATCAGTGCTGGTCCGCTTCCATAATCCTGATGGGGAGCTCTCCCCCACCGATGAGGACTTCCTCCGGGACGGCACCCAGGCCATCGACCTTCCAGCCTCGGTGTCCGTGGTGGACTACATCATCCTCGGTGAAAATGATGACAACCTCAATGACACCATCGAGGAATACGGCAAGGAGCAGGCCCCGGAGATCATCGCCGCCGATGACAATAAGTTCGCCCCGGGGCATCTGATCATCGCGGTGGGTCTGGACCCGAGCCGGATGGGCACCTACTGCGGTGATGATGTCTGCAATGAGCTGGGAATCTATGAGGATGGCAGGCTCGACGGCATTCTCGATGAGATGGAGGAACCGCTGCAGCAGGGCAATTGGGCAGCCGGCATGCTGGCCGGTGCCCAGGCTGCGGCCGACCCCACCGTGAAGCGGGAAGGTGGGGAAGTCAACGGCACCGCCGTGGCGGTGATCGCTTCCTCCGTTGTGGCCGCCGGTGGTGCCGCAACCGCGGCCGGTGTCATCTACAGCCAGAAGAAGAAGGCCCGGACCGCCCGGGAACGTTTCGGTCATGTCTCCGCCAACTACGGGCGGGTGGCCCAGGATCTGCAGGCCATCGACATCAGGGCGCACTCACTGAGCTCCCCGCTGGCGGATACCGAGTTGCGCAGCCAGTGGGAGGATGTGAAGGGTCGCTTCCTCAGCCTGCATCAGCAGATGGATTCCCTGGAGGGGCTGGACTCCCGATCCCCTGACAAGGAGTTCCGCAAGAAGGCGAAGGAGATCACCAGCGCCCATGAAACCGTCACCCAGATGGAGACCGCAGAGGAAAATATCGAGCTCCTGGCCAAGATGGAGCATGGTGATCCTGCCGTTCGGCAGCGTGAGCTGAGCAGCCTGCACGAGGATCTCCTCGAGGCCGAGGTCCGGGCCGAAGACGGGGCCCTGGCGCAGCGGCTGCGGGAACTGGACCAGAAGGTGCTGAACCTCCGTTCCGAGCTGCAGGCCCCGGACTTCATGGGCCGTTACTCGGATCTGCTCAAGGACGCCCAGATCCTCTTCAAGGCGGTGCAGGACAAGATGTACACCGATCTCAAGCGGAGCACCGAGCATGAGGTGCCCAGGCTCTATAACCAGGGGTGGCATCCGGGCTTCGGTTACAACAACTACGTTCCCTTCGCCATGATCTATTCCTGGCACCAGGCGGATCACCAGGCTGCCCAGGCCGCTCAGTCGAGTTCCTCCTCGGCGAACACCAGCTTCTCCTCCGGCTTTGCGGGTGGCGGCGGTTCCCGGGGTTTCTAA
- the glpK gene encoding glycerol kinase GlpK, producing the protein MTSSGTFIAAIDQGTTSTRCVIINHEGQVISSAQFEHRQIMPRQGWVEHDPMEIWDNTRRAMSIAMSDVDLSADDIAALGLTNQRETTVVWDRATGEPIYNAIVWQDTRTAELCQKLAGEEGIRRWQRRTGLLINSYPAGPKIAWILDHVDGARDRAERGELLAGTIDTWLIWNMTGGHEGDRGEPALHLTDITNASRTLLMDLRTGQWDEELCREVGVPLQILPEIRASIGDFGVVRERGVLHDVPLRGVLGDQQSAMFGQGCFHEGSAKNTYGTGLFLLLNTGSRPHFSEHGLLSTVCYQIEGEEPLYALEGSVAIGGSLVQWLRDNLGIIPNSAAVEKLAREAGDNGGVYIVPAFSGLFAPRWRSDARGVIVGLTRFADRRHLCRAALEATAFQTREVVEAMIADSGMDLSSLRVDGGMVNNELAMQIQADILGTEVTRPKNIETTALGAAFAAGYGVGFWTSLEELSEKCRVDRTWQPEMGESERERLYSEWNRAVERSYDWER; encoded by the coding sequence GTGACTTCCTCCGGTACTTTCATCGCGGCCATTGACCAGGGCACCACCTCCACGCGCTGTGTGATCATCAACCATGAGGGACAGGTGATCAGTTCCGCCCAATTCGAGCACCGTCAGATCATGCCGCGGCAGGGCTGGGTGGAACATGACCCGATGGAGATCTGGGACAACACCCGACGCGCCATGTCCATCGCCATGTCCGATGTGGATCTCAGCGCCGATGACATCGCCGCCCTGGGATTGACCAACCAGCGGGAAACCACGGTGGTCTGGGACCGGGCCACCGGGGAGCCGATCTACAACGCCATTGTCTGGCAGGACACCCGCACCGCCGAACTATGTCAAAAACTGGCGGGGGAGGAGGGTATTCGGCGTTGGCAGCGGCGTACCGGGCTGCTGATCAACTCCTACCCGGCGGGGCCGAAGATCGCCTGGATCCTCGATCATGTGGACGGTGCCCGGGACCGGGCGGAACGCGGTGAGTTACTCGCCGGCACCATCGACACCTGGCTGATCTGGAACATGACCGGTGGGCATGAGGGCGACCGCGGGGAACCGGCCCTGCACCTGACCGATATCACCAACGCCTCCCGCACCCTGCTGATGGATCTGCGTACCGGGCAGTGGGATGAGGAACTCTGCCGGGAGGTTGGGGTGCCGTTGCAGATCCTGCCGGAGATCCGGGCCTCCATCGGTGATTTCGGGGTGGTCCGGGAACGTGGTGTCCTCCATGATGTGCCGCTGCGAGGGGTGTTGGGCGATCAGCAGTCCGCGATGTTCGGCCAGGGTTGTTTCCATGAGGGCAGCGCCAAGAACACCTATGGCACCGGCCTCTTCCTGCTGCTCAACACCGGTTCCCGCCCCCATTTCAGTGAGCATGGGTTGCTGAGCACCGTCTGCTATCAGATCGAGGGGGAGGAACCGCTCTACGCCCTGGAGGGGTCGGTGGCGATCGGGGGTTCCCTGGTGCAGTGGCTGCGCGATAATCTGGGCATCATCCCCAATTCCGCGGCCGTCGAGAAGCTGGCGCGGGAGGCCGGTGACAATGGTGGGGTCTATATCGTCCCCGCCTTCTCCGGGCTCTTTGCGCCGCGTTGGCGGAGCGACGCCCGGGGGGTCATCGTCGGGTTGACCCGCTTCGCGGATCGTCGCCACCTCTGCCGTGCCGCCCTGGAAGCGACCGCCTTCCAGACCCGTGAGGTGGTGGAGGCGATGATCGCCGACTCCGGGATGGATCTGAGCTCCCTACGGGTGGACGGTGGCATGGTCAACAATGAACTGGCGATGCAGATCCAGGCCGATATTCTCGGCACTGAGGTCACCCGGCCGAAAAATATCGAGACCACCGCCTTGGGTGCCGCCTTCGCCGCCGGCTACGGGGTGGGATTCTGGACTTCCCTGGAAGAACTCAGCGAGAAATGCCGGGTGGATCGCACGTGGCAGCCGGAGATGGGGGAGTCAGAACGGGAGCGGCTCTACAGCGAGTGGAACCGGGCGGTGGAGCGCAGCTACGACTGGGAACGATAA
- a CDS encoding N-acetylmuramoyl-L-alanine amidase, with the protein MQQRRRLNAVSQRPALALVLSIVLTAATVVGLNEGGILRTQEAGVSPVSASEDSVPLSAGENVVVEDAAIATQGGAGGGVSRTVKEFTREEAFSMFALTWEGQRDIASYVRAEGADGTWGPWYAAEPLAEISPTGMSGTDLIYVEPTNKIQVSISGVDIIGAEAGDTPADAAPIEEAPVAEAPVEQAPAAEAPVAEAPAAVEQAPVEQSPAAEQSPVEAPAAEAPVGAGTAPLPSNYGDIQPVAEVSAADDIQAVFIDGNAEEGGIALAAESDSYGMPNVISRAGWGADESLRCSSPTIDDRVSAITIHHTAGSNNYTEAESAAQMRGYYRYHAATLGWCDIGYQALVDKYGNIFEGRAGGLNRGVRGAHAGGFNENTWAISMMGDYSNVSPSNATIQAVGELAGWRSTAADAGFDPLGHDVHYSEGTSYAKYPYGAAVNLPNIFAHRDVGTTSCPGNAGYAQMGAIRDIAKNTHDQIQSGLGAGETSTETTSSDTPAPLDPIPADPAVPNDPANSQISNQLSSIEGLDLVGLLNGDQEAIIAAAGTIAVVALSIALSQGDVDGVGNLGEVEVINGLQLSHIPPLLEGVVSLSGDSEFSQLLRTILDVFGPVLGDSRSGVQYAEERNDNTNVNYALFENGIMLSSDQTGAHALWGAIGEAWAGQGYDLGPLGLPTSNEYAAGNLTRVDFQNGYITYDPATNAVDIQLN; encoded by the coding sequence GTGCAGCAACGACGACGCCTAAACGCGGTCAGCCAGCGCCCCGCGCTGGCGCTAGTCCTTTCCATCGTTCTGACCGCCGCAACAGTGGTCGGTCTCAATGAGGGTGGAATCCTCCGGACCCAGGAAGCTGGTGTCTCACCGGTCTCCGCCTCCGAGGACAGCGTCCCGCTGAGCGCGGGTGAAAATGTTGTGGTTGAGGACGCCGCCATCGCCACCCAGGGTGGTGCCGGCGGTGGGGTCTCCCGCACGGTGAAGGAATTCACCCGCGAGGAGGCCTTCTCCATGTTCGCCCTCACCTGGGAAGGTCAGCGCGATATCGCCTCCTACGTCCGCGCCGAGGGCGCCGACGGCACGTGGGGTCCGTGGTACGCGGCGGAACCCCTGGCAGAGATCAGCCCGACCGGTATGTCCGGTACTGATCTGATCTACGTGGAACCGACCAACAAGATCCAGGTCTCCATCTCCGGTGTCGACATCATCGGCGCCGAAGCCGGCGACACCCCAGCTGATGCGGCCCCCATTGAGGAAGCTCCCGTGGCAGAGGCCCCGGTCGAGCAGGCCCCGGCGGCAGAAGCACCGGTGGCCGAGGCCCCCGCCGCTGTTGAGCAGGCCCCGGTCGAGCAGTCCCCCGCCGCCGAGCAGTCCCCCGTGGAAGCTCCGGCCGCAGAAGCACCGGTGGGTGCGGGTACCGCACCGCTGCCCTCCAACTACGGTGATATCCAGCCGGTGGCCGAGGTTTCCGCCGCGGATGATATCCAGGCTGTCTTCATTGACGGCAACGCCGAAGAGGGTGGCATCGCCCTGGCCGCGGAGTCCGACTCCTACGGCATGCCCAATGTGATCTCCCGCGCAGGCTGGGGTGCGGATGAGTCCCTCCGATGCTCCTCCCCCACCATCGATGACCGCGTCTCCGCAATCACCATCCACCACACCGCAGGCTCCAACAACTACACCGAGGCCGAGTCCGCCGCCCAGATGCGCGGTTACTACCGCTACCATGCCGCCACCCTCGGCTGGTGCGATATCGGGTACCAGGCACTGGTGGACAAGTACGGCAATATCTTCGAGGGCCGCGCTGGCGGTCTGAACCGGGGTGTGCGTGGTGCCCATGCCGGTGGCTTCAACGAGAACACCTGGGCCATCTCCATGATGGGTGACTACTCCAATGTCTCCCCCTCCAATGCCACCATCCAGGCTGTGGGTGAGCTCGCCGGCTGGCGCTCCACCGCCGCCGATGCCGGATTCGATCCCCTGGGACATGACGTCCACTACTCCGAGGGCACCAGCTACGCCAAGTACCCCTACGGTGCCGCGGTGAACCTGCCGAATATCTTCGCCCACCGCGATGTCGGCACCACCTCCTGCCCGGGTAACGCAGGCTACGCCCAGATGGGTGCGATCCGTGATATCGCGAAGAACACCCACGACCAGATCCAGAGCGGCCTCGGTGCGGGGGAAACCTCCACCGAGACCACCTCTTCGGACACCCCTGCACCCCTCGACCCGATCCCGGCTGATCCGGCGGTCCCGAATGATCCCGCCAACTCGCAGATCTCCAACCAGCTCTCCTCCATCGAGGGCCTGGACCTGGTCGGCCTGCTCAACGGTGACCAGGAGGCCATCATCGCCGCGGCCGGCACCATCGCGGTCGTCGCACTGTCCATCGCCCTCTCCCAGGGTGATGTCGACGGTGTGGGCAACCTCGGCGAGGTGGAGGTCATCAACGGTCTGCAGCTCTCGCACATCCCGCCGCTGCTGGAGGGTGTTGTCTCACTCAGCGGAGACAGTGAATTCTCCCAGCTGCTGCGCACCATCCTCGATGTCTTCGGACCCGTCCTCGGTGATTCCCGCAGCGGTGTCCAGTACGCAGAGGAGCGCAATGACAACACCAACGTCAACTACGCCCTCTTCGAGAACGGCATCATGCTCTCCTCCGACCAGACCGGTGCCCACGCACTCTGGGGCGCGATCGGTGAGGCCTGGGCCGGCCAGGGCTATGACCTCGGCCCGTTGGGCCTGCCCACCAGCAATGAGTACGCCGCCGGCAACCTGACCCGCGTTGATTTCCAGAATGGCTACATCACCTATGATCCGGCCACCAACGCAGTCGACATCCAGCTGAACTAG
- the mgtE gene encoding magnesium transporter produces the protein MSVDTLAAIRKILRGTPSSEEKLAELSAQVQSLPESELAYLMDSTPPAESAILFLVLSKEQALQVFAQASPVHQAQLIETLQTEQLSTIVTDLDPDDRALLFGELPATVVKRLMRGLSHEEQQMTASLLGYPKDAIGRYMSPEVLALPADLTVAQAREYVRERIDGPETIYVLPVVDGTRRLLGVLSLRELLGADPAAKVLEISNKAIRAQAVEGREDVVRRFRKSRLLAMPIVDSEERLLGILTVDDAMSIQAAEDEEDAARTAGSEPLDQSYLSVPIRKVARSRVVWLVVLAVSAILTVQVLELYEDRLNQVVALALFIPLLTGAAGNTGNQAATTVTRALAVGSVRVRDLPRVAWRELRVGFALGFVLGVLGLVVAGLVYGVAIGVVIGLTLLSICTMAAAVGGIMPLIAKRVGADPAVFSNPFISTFCDATGLIIYFSIASAVLGLN, from the coding sequence ATGTCGGTGGACACCCTGGCTGCGATCCGGAAGATACTGCGAGGTACTCCCTCATCGGAGGAGAAGCTGGCGGAGCTCTCGGCGCAGGTGCAGTCCCTCCCGGAGAGTGAACTGGCCTATCTGATGGACTCCACTCCGCCGGCGGAGAGTGCCATTCTCTTCCTGGTGCTGAGCAAGGAGCAGGCACTGCAGGTGTTCGCGCAGGCTTCCCCGGTGCATCAGGCGCAGCTGATCGAGACCCTGCAGACGGAGCAGCTGAGCACCATCGTCACCGACCTGGACCCGGATGACCGTGCCCTGCTCTTCGGTGAGCTGCCCGCCACTGTGGTCAAGCGGTTGATGAGGGGGCTCAGCCATGAGGAACAGCAGATGACGGCCTCCCTGCTGGGCTACCCCAAGGATGCCATCGGCCGTTATATGTCGCCTGAGGTGCTCGCATTGCCGGCGGACCTCACTGTCGCCCAGGCCCGGGAATATGTCCGGGAGCGTATCGACGGCCCCGAAACCATCTACGTCCTGCCGGTGGTCGACGGCACCCGCCGACTGCTGGGCGTGCTCAGCCTGCGTGAGCTCCTGGGCGCTGATCCGGCGGCGAAGGTCCTGGAGATCTCCAACAAGGCCATTCGTGCCCAGGCGGTGGAGGGGCGGGAGGATGTGGTCCGACGCTTCCGGAAGAGCCGTCTGCTGGCCATGCCCATCGTGGATTCCGAGGAGCGACTGCTCGGCATCCTCACCGTCGATGACGCCATGTCCATCCAGGCGGCCGAGGATGAGGAGGATGCGGCACGCACCGCCGGCTCCGAACCCCTCGACCAGTCCTATCTCAGTGTCCCGATCCGGAAGGTGGCCCGGAGCCGCGTGGTCTGGCTGGTGGTGCTGGCGGTCTCGGCGATTCTGACGGTGCAGGTGCTGGAACTCTATGAGGACCGCCTCAACCAGGTGGTGGCGCTGGCGCTGTTCATTCCGCTGTTGACCGGCGCAGCCGGAAACACTGGCAACCAGGCCGCCACCACCGTCACCCGCGCCCTGGCGGTCGGCTCTGTCAGGGTCCGCGACCTGCCCCGGGTGGCCTGGCGGGAGTTGCGGGTCGGATTCGCCCTTGGTTTCGTGCTCGGGGTGCTCGGTCTGGTGGTGGCCGGGCTGGTCTATGGCGTGGCGATCGGGGTGGTCATCGGCCTGACCCTCTTGTCGATCTGCACCATGGCAGCCGCGGTCGGGGGCATCATGCCGCTGATCGCGAAGAGGGTGGGTGCGGATCCGGCGGTGTTCTCCAACCCCTTCATCTCCACCTTCTGTGATGCCACCGGTCTGATCATCTACTTCAGCATCGCCAGTGCGGTGCTCGGTCTGAACTGA
- a CDS encoding three-helix bundle dimerization domain-containing protein: MMIKKFETVRQDLYRRYGHACAPTAIDSILEGVIAEHTSTAKIPNFLAVFIARDAAELIEDHIWASGRIGTPRKRIHFSSAGSPSQAAFAAAAALKLSDQGVIATADAVHPENPADLKLEWVLDERGLEAPQRRLPAKGERALEVAEVVVLMGAEDAPDFPGRRHVRWDLQDDLDVSLEDIRDLCDDIEMKVFDLLLEMGIPLSAHATRPMLAA, encoded by the coding sequence ATGATGATCAAGAAATTTGAAACCGTACGCCAGGATCTTTACCGTCGTTACGGACATGCCTGTGCTCCCACGGCCATCGATTCCATTCTGGAAGGTGTGATCGCGGAACACACCTCCACCGCGAAGATCCCGAACTTCCTCGCGGTATTTATCGCCCGTGATGCCGCGGAACTCATCGAGGACCACATCTGGGCCTCCGGCCGCATCGGTACCCCGCGCAAGCGGATCCACTTCAGCAGTGCGGGCAGTCCCAGTCAGGCGGCCTTCGCTGCAGCTGCCGCCCTCAAGCTCAGCGATCAGGGGGTCATTGCCACCGCCGACGCCGTCCACCCCGAGAATCCCGCCGACCTCAAGCTGGAATGGGTGCTCGATGAACGGGGTCTTGAAGCGCCGCAGCGTCGTCTGCCGGCCAAGGGGGAGCGTGCCCTTGAGGTGGCAGAAGTAGTCGTCCTGATGGGTGCCGAGGACGCCCCGGACTTCCCGGGTCGACGTCATGTCCGCTGGGATCTCCAGGATGATCTTGATGTCAGCCTGGAGGATATCCGTGACCTCTGCGATGACATCGAGATGAAGGTCTTCGACCTCCTCCTCGAGATGGGCATCCCGCTGAGTGCGCACGCCACCAGGCCCATGCTCGCCGCCTGA
- a CDS encoding HAD family hydrolase: MDTAPRLVASDIDGTLLNSQDRVIPRLREVITRLGGTGAHLTLATGRPHRWLAPVLEQLPVRPVCVCANGAVIYDSASDRVLRSHLLDPQVMSAVVEVANEALAEFGGVGIAVERCGDTAFGCPEEYFAAAPDYMPAWEGGPFNIEEETAILAESSVKLLLRNENLSAAQMYELVSPMIDRSQAHVTFSMPEGLLEVAAPGVTKALGVELLGEYYEVPQAEIVCFGDMPNDIEMLEWAGLGVAMGNARPEVKAAADHVTGTNDEGGVAQVLERWF; the protein is encoded by the coding sequence GTGGATACCGCCCCGAGGCTAGTGGCGAGTGATATCGACGGAACCTTGTTGAACTCGCAGGACCGTGTGATCCCACGTCTCCGGGAGGTGATCACCCGACTTGGTGGCACCGGTGCCCACCTGACCCTGGCCACGGGGAGACCCCACCGTTGGTTGGCACCTGTCCTGGAGCAGCTGCCGGTCCGCCCGGTCTGCGTCTGCGCCAACGGTGCCGTCATCTATGACTCCGCCTCGGATCGGGTGCTGCGCTCCCACCTGCTGGACCCACAGGTGATGTCCGCGGTGGTGGAGGTCGCCAATGAAGCCCTGGCCGAGTTCGGCGGGGTCGGCATCGCCGTGGAACGCTGTGGCGACACCGCCTTCGGCTGCCCCGAGGAGTACTTCGCCGCCGCCCCGGACTATATGCCCGCCTGGGAGGGTGGGCCCTTCAACATCGAGGAGGAGACCGCCATTTTGGCGGAGTCCTCGGTGAAGCTGCTGCTGCGCAATGAGAACCTCAGTGCGGCACAGATGTATGAACTGGTCAGCCCCATGATTGATCGCAGCCAGGCACATGTGACCTTCTCCATGCCGGAAGGACTACTGGAGGTGGCCGCACCCGGGGTGACCAAGGCACTGGGGGTGGAATTACTCGGCGAATACTATGAGGTTCCGCAGGCCGAGATTGTCTGCTTCGGGGACATGCCCAATGACATTGAGATGCTGGAGTGGGCCGGACTCGGGGTGGCCATGGGCAATGCCCGCCCCGAGGTCAAGGCCGCGGCGGACCATGTCACCGGCACCAATGATGAGGGTGGCGTGGCCCAGGTGCTGGAACGCTGGTTCTGA
- a CDS encoding arsenate-mycothiol transferase ArsC, producing the protein MNDDQFTLVRRDMHRRFGLMFAPETIDRVLDEIIDEHVSGARISTFMAVMVEREASERFEEMASEQQLETRRRKELLFVCRRNAGRSQLASAITRHLVGNEVLHRSVGLEPSHGIDETVLEVLRERGISTDGLYQKTIVPRTVHTSDVVVLMGVDGVPGVPGHRYVTWDVADPEGQPIDKVREIADDVERRVRELLDELEVFQASA; encoded by the coding sequence ATGAATGATGACCAATTCACCCTGGTTCGGAGGGATATGCATCGGCGTTTCGGTCTGATGTTCGCACCGGAGACCATTGACCGGGTGCTTGATGAAATCATTGATGAGCACGTCAGTGGTGCCCGGATCTCCACTTTCATGGCTGTCATGGTGGAGCGTGAGGCCTCGGAGCGTTTCGAGGAGATGGCCTCGGAGCAGCAGCTGGAGACGCGTCGCCGCAAGGAGCTGCTCTTCGTCTGTCGTCGCAACGCCGGCCGCTCCCAGCTTGCCAGCGCCATCACCCGTCACCTGGTGGGAAATGAGGTCCTGCATCGCTCGGTCGGTCTGGAGCCTTCCCACGGGATCGATGAGACCGTGCTGGAGGTTCTGCGGGAGCGGGGTATCTCCACTGATGGGCTCTATCAGAAGACCATTGTTCCGCGCACCGTCCACACCTCTGATGTGGTGGTGCTGATGGGCGTGGATGGGGTGCCGGGGGTCCCGGGTCACCGCTATGTCACCTGGGATGTCGCGGACCCGGAGGGGCAGCCCATCGATAAGGTCCGGGAGATCGCAGATGATGTCGAGCGTCGTGTCCGGGAACTTCTAGATGAACTTGAGGTGTTCCAGGCCTCCGCTTAG
- the glf gene encoding UDP-galactopyranose mutase: protein MTEAKNYDLIVVGSGLFGLTVAEQAASELGKKVLIIERRSHLGGNAYSEAEPETGIEIHKYGAHLFHTSNERVWEYVNRFTDFTGYQHRVFAMHQGTAYQFPMGLGMINQFFGKYYSPEEARALIKEQAAEISTEDATNLEEKAISLIGRPLYEAFIRDYTAKQWQTDPKNLPAGNITRLPVRYTFNNRYFNDTYEGLPVEGYAAWLEKMAAHELIEVRLDTDWFEVREEIRAANPDAPVVYTGPLDRYFDYSEGKLGWRTLDFETEVVEVGDYQGTPVMNYNDADVPFTRIHEFRHFHPEREDRYPKDKTVIMREYSRFADDVDEPYYPINTPDDREMLKKYRQRAETETAGSQVYFGGRLGTYQYLDMHMAIASALTMFDNKLREVL, encoded by the coding sequence ATGACGGAAGCGAAGAACTATGATCTGATCGTCGTTGGTTCAGGCCTCTTCGGCCTGACCGTGGCGGAACAGGCGGCCAGCGAACTGGGTAAGAAGGTGCTCATCATCGAGCGCCGCAGCCACCTGGGTGGCAACGCCTACTCGGAGGCCGAGCCCGAGACCGGCATCGAGATCCACAAGTACGGTGCCCATCTCTTCCACACCTCCAATGAGCGGGTGTGGGAGTATGTCAACCGTTTCACGGACTTCACCGGCTACCAGCACCGCGTCTTCGCGATGCACCAGGGCACCGCGTACCAGTTCCCCATGGGCCTGGGAATGATCAACCAGTTCTTCGGTAAGTATTACAGCCCCGAAGAGGCACGTGCCCTGATCAAGGAGCAGGCCGCTGAGATCAGCACCGAGGACGCCACCAACCTGGAGGAGAAGGCGATCTCCCTGATCGGCCGCCCCCTCTATGAGGCCTTCATCCGGGACTACACCGCCAAGCAGTGGCAGACCGACCCGAAGAACCTGCCCGCCGGCAACATCACCCGCCTGCCGGTGCGCTACACCTTCAACAACCGCTACTTCAATGACACCTACGAGGGTCTGCCGGTGGAGGGTTACGCCGCCTGGCTGGAGAAGATGGCCGCCCATGAGCTGATCGAGGTCCGCCTGGACACCGACTGGTTCGAGGTGCGTGAGGAGATCCGTGCCGCCAACCCGGATGCACCGGTGGTCTACACCGGCCCGCTGGACCGCTACTTCGATTACTCCGAGGGCAAGCTGGGCTGGCGCACCCTGGATTTTGAGACCGAGGTGGTGGAGGTCGGTGACTACCAGGGCACCCCGGTAATGAACTACAACGATGCGGATGTCCCCTTTACCCGCATCCACGAGTTCCGCCATTTCCACCCCGAGCGTGAGGACCGCTACCCCAAGGACAAGACCGTCATCATGCGGGAGTATTCCCGCTTCGCCGATGATGTCGATGAGCCCTACTATCCGATCAACACCCCCGATGACCGCGAGATGCTGAAGAAGTACCGGCAGCGGGCCGAGACGGAGACCGCCGGTTCCCAGGTCTACTTCGGTGGCCGGCTGGGTACCTACCAGTACCTGGACATGCACATGGCGATCGCTTCGGCGCTGACCATGTTCGACAACAAGCTCCGCGAGGTGCTCTAG